A window from Primulina eburnea isolate SZY01 chromosome 2, ASM2296580v1, whole genome shotgun sequence encodes these proteins:
- the LOC140819715 gene encoding uncharacterized protein isoform X1: MENRKRKPFSDITNAYNLIPTSTLRKLVSSSGSNSSRTLILSSNPGFRGQKVCPDSSPTLNGVDTRSDTSIGSSVNDAHALTSRTVRFQNCDMGNKDIVYEGRQTTGDFKNERKIHGMTDSFTPLNNKKDKGKAIVGQFSFTPHRVIGKPCSSLEKTDGNNMGNLSLFGGSFEKVKGFRKGVLNPSSCSHEKTENRNANLNDPGCSKNKTEEPGKGITNHSSYSFNEKKEEGEVILELPGSSVQMAKAVRKAPLNTNAFLVEKTKEKLKSLNHSGYSPEKTREKGKVILAPLNMVEGSSAAVTVNCHPTRRKTVKRKKDTGASSCPPMRRTQKIVNDFLEAGDVKSSKSLTVPRPKHKKKQCPRPKTGDESCLPLDFIEQQRAYFKEVDEFELAEEEISQDELD, from the exons ATGGAGAATCGCAAGAGAAAACCCTTTTCAGACATTACGAACGCGTACAATCTCATCCCCACCTCGACCCTCCGCAAGCTCGTCTCCTCATCTGGTTCCAATTCCAGTCGAACTTTGATTTTGAGCTCCAATCCTGGTTTCAGAGGCCAGAAAGTTTGCCCGGATTCGTCCCCCACTTTAAATGGAGTTGATACCAGGTCCGATACTAGTATCGGGTCTTCCGTCAACGATGCCCATGCCCTGACTTCGAGAACTGTGCGATTCCAGAATT GTGACATGGGAAATAAGGATATTGTATATGAGGGAAGACAGACTACTGGTGACTTTAAGAATGAAAGAAAAATTCATGGCATGACTGATAGTTTCACTCCTCTAAACAATAAGAAAGACAAAGGGAAGGCGATTGTCGGACAGTTCAGTTTCACACCTCATCGGGTAATTGGAAAACCTTGTTCTTCACTTGAGAAAACAGATGGAAACAATATGGGAAATCTTAGTCTCTTTGGTGGGTCTTTTGAGAAAGTCAAAGGTTTTAGAAAGGGAGTTCTCAATCCTTCTAGCTGCTCACACGAGAAAACAGAGAATAGGAATGCAAATCTGAACGATCCTGGTTGCTCAAAGAATAAAACAGAGGAGCCAGGAAAGGGAATTACCAACCATTCAAGCTATTCATTTAacgaaaaaaaagaagaaggagAAGTGATTCTTGAACTTCCTGGCTCGTCAGTTCAAATGGCAAAAGCTGTAAGGAAAGCGCCCCTCAATACTAATGCCTTTCTTGTTGAGAAAACAAAAGAGAAACTGAAGTCTCTTAACCATTCTGGCTATTCGCCTGAAAAAACAAGGGAGAAAGGGAAGGTCATTCTCGCTCCGCTTAACATGGTTGAGGGGTCATCTGCAGCTGTGACAGTTAATTGCCATCCTACAAGGAGAAAAACCGTAAAGAGAAAAAAAGACACTGGGGCCTCTAGTTGCCCCCCAATGAGGAGGACCCAAAAAATAGT GAATGATTTTCTTGAAGCTGGAGACGTGAAGTCATCGAAGTCACTTACTGTTCCCCGCCCAAAACATAAAAAG AAGCAATGCCCTCGACCAAAAACTGGTGATGAAAGCTGCTTGCCACTTGATTTTATCGAACAGCAGAGAGCATATTTTAAAGAGGTTGATGAGTTTGAACTGGCTGAAGAGGAAATCTCCCAAGATGAATTGGATTAG
- the LOC140819715 gene encoding uncharacterized protein isoform X2 — protein sequence MENRKRKPFSDITNAYNLIPTSTLRKLVSSSGSNSSRTLILSSNPGFRGQKVCPDSSPTLNGVDTRSDTSIGSSVNDAHALTSRTVRFQNCDMGNKDIVYEGRQTTGDFKNERKIHGMTDSFTPLNNKKDKGKAIVGQFSFTPHRVIGKPCSSLEKTDGNNMGNLSLFGGSFEKVKGFRKGVLNPSSCSHEKTENRNANLNDPGCSKNKTEEPGKGITNHSSYSFNEKKEEGEVILELPGSSVQMAKAVRKAPLNTNAFLVEKTKEKLKSLNHSGYSPEKTREKGKVILAPLNMVEGSSAAVTVNCHPTRRKTVKRKKDTGASSCPPMRRTQKIVNM from the exons ATGGAGAATCGCAAGAGAAAACCCTTTTCAGACATTACGAACGCGTACAATCTCATCCCCACCTCGACCCTCCGCAAGCTCGTCTCCTCATCTGGTTCCAATTCCAGTCGAACTTTGATTTTGAGCTCCAATCCTGGTTTCAGAGGCCAGAAAGTTTGCCCGGATTCGTCCCCCACTTTAAATGGAGTTGATACCAGGTCCGATACTAGTATCGGGTCTTCCGTCAACGATGCCCATGCCCTGACTTCGAGAACTGTGCGATTCCAGAATT GTGACATGGGAAATAAGGATATTGTATATGAGGGAAGACAGACTACTGGTGACTTTAAGAATGAAAGAAAAATTCATGGCATGACTGATAGTTTCACTCCTCTAAACAATAAGAAAGACAAAGGGAAGGCGATTGTCGGACAGTTCAGTTTCACACCTCATCGGGTAATTGGAAAACCTTGTTCTTCACTTGAGAAAACAGATGGAAACAATATGGGAAATCTTAGTCTCTTTGGTGGGTCTTTTGAGAAAGTCAAAGGTTTTAGAAAGGGAGTTCTCAATCCTTCTAGCTGCTCACACGAGAAAACAGAGAATAGGAATGCAAATCTGAACGATCCTGGTTGCTCAAAGAATAAAACAGAGGAGCCAGGAAAGGGAATTACCAACCATTCAAGCTATTCATTTAacgaaaaaaaagaagaaggagAAGTGATTCTTGAACTTCCTGGCTCGTCAGTTCAAATGGCAAAAGCTGTAAGGAAAGCGCCCCTCAATACTAATGCCTTTCTTGTTGAGAAAACAAAAGAGAAACTGAAGTCTCTTAACCATTCTGGCTATTCGCCTGAAAAAACAAGGGAGAAAGGGAAGGTCATTCTCGCTCCGCTTAACATGGTTGAGGGGTCATCTGCAGCTGTGACAGTTAATTGCCATCCTACAAGGAGAAAAACCGTAAAGAGAAAAAAAGACACTGGGGCCTCTAGTTGCCCCCCAATGAGGAGGACCCAAAAAATAGT GAACATGTGA
- the LOC140819802 gene encoding wound-induced protein 1-like, which yields MRVLTGDKESHFHFVPHSISAFGHIVLAEGFDQSRSIAWVHAWTVTDGIITQVKEYFNTSLTVTRFGKSEQSDFGIASLHCPSVWESSFPDRVGKSVPGLVLAI from the coding sequence ATGCGCGTACTCACCGGAGACAAGGAATCTCATTTCCATTTCGTCCCCCACAGCATCTCCGCCTTTGGCCACATTGTCCTAGCCGAAGGATTCGACCAGTCCCGTTCAATCGCCTGGGTCCACGCCTGGACGGTCACTGATGGGATAATAACCCAGGTTAAGGAGTACTTCAACACATCCCTCACCGTCACGCGTTTCGGCAAATCTGAACAGTCCGATTTCGGCATTGCTTCGCTTCACTGCCCTTCCGTTTGGGAGAGTAGCTTCCCAGATCGGGTCGGGAAATCCGTGCCGGGTCTCGTGCTTGCTATCTGA
- the LOC140819806 gene encoding heavy metal-associated isoprenylated plant protein 45, giving the protein MANVVELKVGLHCDECIKKILKAIKKIEDIETYGVDTELNKVTVTGNVTNEEVIRVLHKIGKQAKSWDQNSENTN; this is encoded by the exons ATGGCTAAT GTGGTGGAGTTGAAGGTAGGATTACACTGTGATGAATGTATCAAGAAAATCTTGAAGGCCATCAAGAAAATAGAAG ATATTGAAACTTACGGCGTGGACACGGAGTTGAACAAGGTTACGGTGACCGGCAACGTGACCAATGAAGAGGTTATTAGGGTTCTTCACAAGATTGGAAAACAAGCCAAGAGTTGGGACCAAAACTCAGAAAACACCAACTGA
- the LOC140819814 gene encoding GRF1-interacting factor 2-like, translating to MQQPGQMFPVTPSFPSTNITTEQIQKYLDENNKLILAIMDNQNLGKLAECANKYQAQLQKNLMYLAAIADAQPQTTPSPLMPPPVSCVATLIIYMILLVPLQTPFLFIHQHMQMTPRNAMQQGGLYMSHPQALAMSQQPGAFAQRAPFSIPHPMQDPRHQLPQQLHPQSTQGLMAMWPVGATNGMSPMHNISLGGVNSILPTLNPANKQEKPESGAKPKSDGQGSADGDKAK from the exons ATGCAGCAACCAGGTCAGATGTTTCCAGTCACGCCGTCATTTCCTTCCACTAACATCACCACCGAGCAAATCCAGAAG TACCTTGACGAGAACAACAAATTGATATTGGCTATTATGGACAATCAAAATCTTGGCAAACTTGCTGAATGTGCCAATAA ATACCAGGCGCAGCTTCAAAAGAATTTGATGTATTTAGCTGCCATTGCTGATGCCCAACCGCAGACAACACCATCACCATTAATGCCACCTCCGGTATCTTGTGTTGCAACCTTAATAATTTATATGATTTTACTTGTACCATTACAAACTCCTTTCTTATTCATCCATCAGCACATGCAAATGACTCCACGTAACGCAATGCAACAAGGGGGTCTATACATGTCTCATCCTCAGGCATTAGCCATGTCTCAGCAACCAGGTGCATTCGCTCAACGAGCACCATTCAGTATTCCACATCCCATGCAGGATCCACGGCATCAACTACCTCAACAACTCCACCCACAATCCACACAAGGGCTAATGGCCATGTGGCCTGTTGGAGCCACAAATGGAATGAGCCCCATGCACAACATCAGTCTTGGAGGGGTCAACAGCATTTTGCCCACTTTAAATCCAGCAAACAAGCAAGAAAAACCCGAGAGCGGCGCCAAACCTAAATCCGATGGCCAGGGTAGTGCAGATGGAGATAAAGCAAAATAG
- the LOC140819775 gene encoding PRA1 family protein B3-like, giving the protein MAAPPPLPVSSGSQPPIATTAFRSFIYRLSASVRHAFSQRRPWLELLDRSSFSRPDSLSDAASRIRRNYNYFRINYLSLLALSLAFSLISHPFSLLVLLSLLAAWLFLYTFRSSDHPLVIAGRAFSDREILGILVVSTIIVVFLTSVGSLLISALLVGLAVVCAHGAFRMPEDLFLDDQEPLQTGFLSFIGGAANAAAAVAPTVASHV; this is encoded by the coding sequence ATGGCCGCTCCGCCTCCACTCCCGGTCTCGTCGGGTTCACAACCACCTATCGCTACCACCGCCTTCCGCTCATTTATCTACAGGCTGTCGGCTTCCGTCCGTCACGCATTCTCCCAGCGCCGTCCGTGGTTGGAACTCCTGGACCGCTCTTCCTTCTCACGCCCCGATTCACTTTCCGACGCCGCCTCTCGCATCCGCAGGAACTACAATTATTTCCGCATCAATTACCTCTCCCTCCTCGCTCTCTCCCTCGCATTCTCTCTCATCTCCCATCCTTTCTCCCTACTTGTCCTCCTATCCCTTCTCGCCGCCTGGCTGTTCCTCTACACCTTCCGATCTTCGGACCATCCGCTAGTAATCGCGGGTCGCGCGTTCTCGGATCGAGAGATATTGGGGATCCTCGTGGTGTCTACGATTATTGTGGTGTTCCTCACCAGCGTTGGATCGCTGCTGATTTCCGCTTTGCTTGTCGGCCTAGCTGTTGTTTGCGCGCATGGTGCGTTTCGAATGCCAGAGGATTTGTTTTTGGATGATCAGGAACCACTGCAGACTGGTTTCCTTTCGTTTATTGGCGGTGCCGCCAATGCTGCTGCGGCAGTGGCTCCCACTGTTGCCTCCCACGTGTAA